In Acidimicrobiales bacterium, the genomic window CCTGAAGGCGGGCAAGTCCTTCTCCGCCGAGGCCCAGGCCAAGTCGACCGACGGCAACACCAACAGCTCAGGCGGCCAGCTCGGTTGCCACGCCGGCCTGCTGTACGCCCAGCTGGGCGCCGAGGTCGAGCAGGCCGTCACCACGATCCCTCTGGGCCAGCTCAGCCCCCCGGTGCTGGGCACCGTGACGGACCCGAACACCGGGACTCCCCGCCAGAGCCTGGCGATCGTGGAGGTCACTTCCCGCAGCCCGCTGGCCGAGTCCGACGCCGCCACGGCCATCCGCCAGCAGCTGACCGGCCAGGCCCAGAACGCGGTGGGCCAGGCCATCGAGCCGGTCGTGGCCCGCGCCGCTGTGACCCTCGACGCCCGCTACGGCCACTGGGTCACCTCGGGCAGCAACGGGCCCGAGGTGGTGGCGCCGGCGGCGCCCAAGGTCCGCAGCGGGTAGCCCGGTGGCCACCGTCGTCGTGGTGGGCCTGGGGCCGGCGGGGCCGGAGCTGGTGACCGCCGAGGCGGCGGAGGCGATCGCCGCCGCCCCGCCCGGAGGGTGCTTCCTCCGGACGTCCCGGCACCCGGCGGCGGCGGCCGTGCCCGGGGCCCGGGCCTTCGACGACCTCTACGAGGCGGCGGA contains:
- a CDS encoding peptidylprolyl isomerase, with protein sequence QGVFEKFPKEYQDVLVRRQAEITALAASIAGVDISPAGIAAYASAHPGAVSNVCAQWITVPDLATGATVVNDLKAGKSFSAEAQAKSTDGNTNSSGGQLGCHAGLLYAQLGAEVEQAVTTIPLGQLSPPVLGTVTDPNTGTPRQSLAIVEVTSRSPLAESDAATAIRQQLTGQAQNAVGQAIEPVVARAAVTLDARYGHWVTSGSNGPEVVAPAAPKVRSG